AGTCGCTGCGCACCCTCAAGACTTCCATGCAGGACAAGGCCGACAAGCGCGTGCGCGAGGCCCAGGCCCTGCTGGAGCAGAGGCAGCTGGACCCGGCCCGGCAGGCCAAGGCCATCACCGACGACGTGCTCGCGGCCTTCCCGGAGCACCGCGACGCCAAGGTCATCGCCGAGCAGGTGGATCTCTTCATCGAGAACGCCACCCGGCCCGCCCCGGTCGTCAAGGGTCCCGAGGCTCCCAAGCCCTGGGATCAGGCCGTGGATCTCTTCCGCGATGGGGACCTGCGCGGCGCGGTGGCCATGGCCAACTCCTGCGCGGGCAAGAACCCCCAGTGCAAGACGCTCATCGCGCAGATGACGGACTTCGACAGCCTCTACAAGAAGCTGGAGGACCTGGACGCCAAGGGGCTGGCGCGCCTGTTGGATCTGGACAGGAAGATCACCAACGGCCGTGGCAGCAAGCTGTCGCGCAACGCGGGCACGCGCGCGGCCAACATCTTCTTCAAGAGCGCCTCGGCGGCGAAGGCGGCTGGCCAGTGGGGCCGCGCCATGGAGAACGCCCAGCGCGCCCTCCAGTCCGACCCCAGCCACGCCGGCGCCAACAACATCGTCACCGAGCTGCGCCAGAAGGCGAAGGATCTCTACCTGCAGGCCTACGCCCTCAAGGACACCAATCCCGAGGACGCCGTGCCCAAGTTCCGCGAGGTCATGGCCATGACCCTGGCGGACGACGAGACGCACCAGAAGTCCAAGTCCTGGATCGAGAAGCTCCAGCGATGAAGAAGCGGCGAGGGACGCAAGAAGCCCCGCCGAGCACCCCCGCCGGACAGGGCGACCTCTTCGGCGGCTCGTTGGCGGCACCGGCACCGGCGCCGAAGCGGGCCACGGCGGCCGCGGCCTCCAAGCCGCCGCCCGAGCCTCCTCCCGCGCCCGCCGCGCCCCCGGCTCCCTCGGAGCTGAAGGACGTGTCCGAGGCCCTGCCGTCGCTGCCTGGCGCCCCCACGCGCACGGCACCGACGCGCACGGTGCTCACCGTGGGCGAGCTCACCCAGCAGCTCAAGGCGACGATCGAATCGCGCTTCCCGCGCGTGTTGGTGCGAGGCGAGGTGTCCGGCTTCCGGGGCCCCAACGCCCGCGGCCACCTGTACTTCACGCTCAAGGACGCGGAGGCCTCGCTCGACGTGAAGATGTGGGCCTCGCAGGCGGCGCGGCTACGCTTCGCCCTGCGCGACGGGCTGGCCGTGGTGGCCGAGGGCAGCGTGGACCTCTACGCGCCGGCCGGCCGCTACAGCCTCATCGCCTACAAGCTGGAGCCGGAGGGGGAGGGCGCGCTGGCGCTCGCCTTCGAGCAGCTCAAGGAGCGGCTCGCGGCCGAGGGGCTCATCGGCGACAACCGCGTGCGCCCTCCGCGCCCGCTGCCCTTCCTGCCCCGGCGCATCGGCGTGGTGACGAGCCGCACCGGCGCGGCCTTGCAGGACTTCCTGCGCGTGCTGCACTCGCGCCACCCGCGGCTGTCCGTGCTGCTGTGCGACGCGCGCGTGCAGGGCGAGGGCTCCGCCGAGGAGGTCGCCCGGGGCATCGAGCGTCTGTCGCGCACGGACGTGGACGTCATCGTGGTGACGCGCGGCGGCGGCTCGAAGGAGGACCTCTGGACGTTCAACGAGGAGCGGGTGGCTCGTGCCATCTTCGCCTCGCCCGTGCCGGTGGTGTCCGCCATCGGGCACGAGATCGACTTCTCCATCTCGGACTTCGTGGCGGACTGGCGCGCCCCCACCCCGAGCGCGGCGGCCGAGCGACTGGCGCCGGTGCTGAGCGACCTGGAGTACGGCCTGGCCACCCAGAAGGTGCGCCTGCGCAGGGCCGCCGAGCGTCAGGTGCTGGAGCTGCGCGAGCGTCTGGGCTCCCTGCGCGGGCAGGTGGTGGATCCGCGGCGGCTGCTGTCCACGGAGCGGCTGCGCCTGTCCGATGCCGAGGACGCGATGACGCGGGTGCTGCGTCAGGTGCTGCGGGAGAAGCGCGAGGAGCTCAAGGGTCACTCGGAGCACTTGCAGCGCCAACGTCCCCAGGCCCGGCTGGCCGAGCAGAAGGCGCGGCTGGTGCAGCTCTCCGCCCGGTTGAAGGACGCGGTGCGGGCGGACGTGGCGGACCGGCGGGCGAGGGCCGCCCAGAACCGGCTGGAGCTGGAGCGGGTCTCTCCCATCGCCCGGGTGGCGGAGCTGCGCGCCCGGCTCGCCCACCGGCAGGCCCGGCTGGTCGCCCTGCAGAAGGACACCCTGGCGTCCGCCCAGCGACACTTCCAGCGGCTGGAAGGCCGGCTGGACGCCATGAGTCCGCTCAAGGTCATGTCCCGGGGTTACGCCGTCGCCTTCCGGAAGCAGGATGGGGGGGTGGTGCGCTCCATCGCGGACGTGCGGCCCGGCGAGGTGCTCGGTATCAAGTTCGCCAGCAACGGGGCGAAGACGCTCCAGGGTTGTGAGGAAATCGAAGCGACCGTCACCGCCGTGAAGGGACCGGTGGATTGCTGACGTCCGGGTGAAGTCCCCCTGGCACCCGGGCGGGCGCCTCCTCTAGAGTCCCGCGGCTTTTTCTCGGCGAGGTGGACCGGAAGTGGCGAAGGACAGCAAGGGCAAGGCGGCGGAGGAAGTCCCCGAGCAGTACGGGGACGTGGTGCAGCGTCTCGAGGACGTGGTGGCGCGCCTGGAGGGCGGCACCCTGACCCTCGAGGATTCGCTCAAGTCGTTCGAGGAGGGCATCAAGCTGGTCCGTCGCGGCGAGCAGCTCCTCAACGCGGCGGAGAAGCGCATCGAGGAGTTGTTGAACGAGGAGGGCCAGGACGTGGTGGTGCCCCTGCAGGCGGGCGTGAAGCCGCCGGCGCTGCCCTCCGCTTCCACGCCAGCCCCGGCCTCGCGGGGGAGCTCGGGCGCATCGCGCTCCACTCCACCCCCCGAGGACGACGTGCCGTTCTAGCCCCTCGCGTGTAGACGTACCTGTGTACTCATGCCGAAGCCCAAGGTCACCATCGTCGACGATGACCGCGATACGCGGGAGCTGCTCTCGCTCGCCCTGGAGTCCGAGGGCTTCGAGGTCACCGCCGCGGCCAATGGGCTGCGGCTGATCGCCTCCCTGCAACTCAAGCGGCCGGACGTCATCCTCATGGACGTGAACATGTCCTGGATCGACGGCTTCGAGCTGTGCAAGGCGGTGAAGAAGAACGAGCAGTTCCGGGACATCCCCGTCATCTTCATCAGCGGGCGCGGGGAGCTGGAGGACAAGCGGCGCGGGCTGGAGGCCGGCGCCGCGGATTATTTCGTGAAGCCCCTGGATCTCAACGCGCTCATCAATCGGCTGCGTGCGCTCATCCCGTCGCCCGCCCCCGAGGTGCCCTGACATGTCGTCCTTTGACCTGGATTCGTACCTGCAGACCCAGCAGGAGCGGGTGGAGAACCTGCTGCGCGCCCGCTCCGACGAGATGGGCGTCCACGTGCCGCCGCGCCTGCTGGAGTCCATGCGCTACTCGCTGCTGGCCGGAGGCAAGCGGCTGCGGCCGGTGCTGTGCCTGGCCTTCGCGGAGGCCGTGCTGAAGAAGAGCACCGTGTCGCGCGTGGTCGAGGACGCCGCGTGCTCGCTTGAGTTCATCCACACCTACTCGCTGGTGCACGACGACCTGCCGTCCATGGACGACGACGATCTGCGCCGCGGGCGGCCCACCAACCACAAGGTCTACGGCGAGGCCATGGCCATCCTGGCGGGTGACTCGCTGCTCACGGACGCCTTCGCCCTGGTGGCCGGCGGCCCCGAGCCGGTGCGCGGGCTGCTGTGCCGCGAGCTGGCCGTGGGCGCGGGCTCGGCGGGCATGGTGGGCGGCCAGGTGCTGGACATCGCCGAGGACCGTCCGGCGCACATCGACTACATCACCCGCATGCACCGGCTGAAGACGGGGGCGCTCATCCGCGCCGCGTGCCGCATGGGCGTGCTCGCCGCGGGTGGGGACGCGGAGGAGCTGGATCGCGCGGACACCTACGGGGACGCGGTGGGGCTCGCCTTCCAGATCGCCGACGACATCCTGGACGTGACGGGGGATGCCTCGTCCCTGGGCAAGCCGGTGGGGGCGGATGCCGCCGCCGGACGCTTCACCTTCCCGGCGGTGCTGGGACTGGAGGAGTCCAAGCAGCTCGCGGCGCAGAAGGTGGCCCAGGCCATCGCCGCCGTGCAGACGCTGGAGCCGGGGGATGGCCCGCTGGCGGCGCTCGCGCGCTACTCGGTGGAGCGGCGCTCGTGACGGAGCGGCTCCTGCCGCGAATCCAATCTCCTGGGGACGTTCGGGCGCTCCCCGAATCCGCCCTGCCTCACCTGTGTGAGGAGTTGCGCGAGGACATCATCGCCCTGTGTGGCCGCGTGGGCGGTCACCTGGGGGCCTCGCTCGGCGCGGTGGAGCTGATCGTCGCCCTGCACCGTGTCTTTCATTCGTCCCAGGACGCGCTCGTCTTCGACGTGGGCCATCAGGCCTACGCGCACAAGCTGCTGACGGGCCGGCGCGAGCGCATCGGCACCTTGCGCCAGGCCGGAGGCATCGCGCCCTTCCTGGACCCGCGCGAGAGCCCTCATGACGCGGTGGCCGCGGGCCACGCGAGCACCGCCGTCTCCGCGGGGCTGGGCATTCTCGAGGGCCGGCGTCTGCGCGGCCTGCCCGGGCACGTGGTGGCGGTGGTGGGGGATGGGGCGCTCACGGGCGGGCTCACCTTCGAGGGGCTCAACAACACCGGGGGCACGCACCTGCCGCTGGTGGTGGTGCTCAACGACAACCAGATGTCTATCTCGGCCAACGTGGGGGCGATCCCCGCGCTGCTGCGCACCCGCGAGGCCCGCGCCTTCTTCGAGGGGCTGGGCTTCACGTACCTGGGGCCGGTGGACGGGCATGACCTCGGGGCGCTCATCCGGACGCTGCGCGAGGCCCGTGCCTCCACGCGTCCGGTGGTGGTGCACGCGCTGACGCAGAAGGGCAGGGGTTTTCCGCCGGCCGAGGCGGACGCGCAGACGCGCGGCCACGCCATGGGGCCGTACGAGTGGCGGGATGGCAAGCTGGTGCGCTCGCGCGGAGGCCAGCGCACCTTCAGCGAGGCCTTCGCGTCCGCGCTGGAAGAGGCGATGGCGAGGGACGCGCGTGTGGTGGCGGTGACGCCGGCCATGCTGGAGGGCTCGGCGCTGGTGGGCCTCAAGGAGCGTTACCCCGAGCGCGTCTTCGACGTGGGCATCGCCGAGCAGCACGCCGTCACCTTCTGCGCGGGCCTGGCCGCCTCGGGGCTACGACCGGTGTGCGCCATCTATTCCACCTTCCTGCAGCGCGCGTATGACCAGGTCATCCACGACGTGTGCCTGCCGGGCCTGCCCGTGCTGTTCGCGGTGGACCGTGCCGGGCTGGTGGGCGCGGATGGCGCCACGCACCAGGGCACTTATGACGTGGCCTCGCTGCGGCCCATTCCGGGGCTCACCCTGATGGCGCCGGTGACGGGCGAGGATGTGACGGCGATGCTCGCCACGGCGCTCGGTTTGCCCGGGCCCTCGCTGATGCGCTTCCCTCGGGGAACCCTGCCGTCGCTGCCGCCGGAGCTGCACCCGGGCACGGGTCCGGTCCAGGGGGCGCGCTGGTTGAAGCGGGCCGAGCGGGCGCGGGTGTGCTTCATCACGCTGGGGCCGCTGGGGCTGGCCGCGCTGGAGGCCGCCGCCGGGGAGCCGGGCTGGAGCGTGCTAGACGCGCGCTTCGTCACCCCGCTCGACGAGACGGCGGTGCTGGAGGCCGCCGCATGCGGGCGTGTGGTGGTGGTGGAGGAGGGGACGACGCACGGCGGGCTGGGCAGCGCGGTGCTGGAGGTGCTCGCCGCGCGAGGCGTGATGGCCCGGGTGAAGCTGCAGGGGATGCCGGACACCTTCGTGCCCCATGGGGACGCGCGCGTGCAGCGAGCCGAGCTGGGCCTGGATGCCGCGGGCCTGCGGCGCGCCGCGCAGGGGCTGCTCGGGGAGGGGACGCCGTGAAGCCGCGCAAGGAACGCCTCGACGTGCTGGTGGTGGAGCGGGGGCTGGCCGAGTCCCGGACCAAGGCCCAGGCGCTCATCCTCGCCGGGCAGGTGGTGGTGGCGGACCAGCGGGTGGACAAGCCCGGGGCGCTGGTGCCGGTGGAGGCCGAGCTGCGACTCAAGGGCGAGGTGCTGCCCTACGTGTCTCGTGGCGGGTTGAAGCTGAAGGCGGCGATCGAGCGCTTCGGCCTGGACGTGCGGGGCAAGGTGGCGGCGGACATCGGCGCCAGTACGGGAGGCTTCACCGACTGCCTGTTGCAGGAGGGGGCCACGCACGTGCACGCCATTGACGTGGGCTACGGGCAACTGCATGAGAAGCTGCGCACGGACCCGCGCGTCCGCTCGCGGGAGCGGGTCAACGCCCGCTACCTCACGGCGGAGGATCTGCCCGAGTCCGTGGACGTGGTGGTCATCGACGTGAGCTTCATCTCGCTGACGCAGGTGCTGCCGGCGGTGCTGCCCTTCCTGAAGCCGGGAGGACTGCTGGTGGCGCTGGTGAAGCCCCAGTTCGAGGTGGGGCCCGACAAGGTGGGGAAGGGCGGGGTGGTGAAGGATCAGGCGGCCCGGCAGGAGGCGATCGACACCGTGACGGCCTTCGTACGGGAGCGGGGCCTGACGGTGCGAGGGGTGATGGACTCGACGGTGCCCGGTCCCGCCGGAAACGTAGAGGCGCTGCTCGTCGCGGACAAATCGTGACGTGGTGAGCGAGCCCATCCCCGAGGTGATGCTGTACGCGGGCGATATCCTCTTGGTTGCCGGACGGGGAGCGCGCGTGGCGTCACTGGCCCAGTTGTTGTGCGAGCCGGAGCGTTAGAACTCAGGCTCGCACGGCACGACGAGGCGGCGGGTTCGATTCCCCGCCTCTTCCAATAGAGGTTGCCCGCCGCCTGCGTCGACCCCACCCCAAACGAGGAGGCTCGGATCGTCTTAGGGGTCCAAATCGGTTCTTGTCGGACCAAATTTGGACCAAGTCCGGAGGCATATGTGTATAGGAAAGATGGGGGCGCTTTTGAGGGGACTGGCTGGTGCAGGTGCAGAGGGGCCGATGAGGGCTGCTGACGGGGCTGTGCGCCAAGCCGGTGGACAGGCTACATCTCGGCGTTGATGACGCCAGAGTCAGTCCAAGGGTTGATGACAGGGGAGGGGACGGCATCCTTGAGATAGCACCAGCCCTTGTGGTTGCCTGGCTTGACGTATGTAAAGGCCTTGCATTTATTGTCAGCTGATTTGAGGCAGGCCTCCCGGCAGAGCTCCGGCCGTGCGTCCTCTAACTCAAAGCTGTCGTAGTCATGGCCGGGACGGTCGAGGTTGGTCTCCACCAACCCACTGATGAGCCCGGCGTTGCGAGGTGCCTGGGTCGTGCCAGAGACGGCGTTAGAGTCGAGTACGGGCTCGGGAACACCCTCTTTGAGGTAGCACACTGCATGAGAGCCGGAATTCAAGGGCCTGATGTACGTGAAAGATTTGCACTTCGGAGAGTTGTTGAAGCAGGCCTCCCGGCACAGCTCTGGTCGCGCCTCTGGCAATACGATGCTCGCGTAGGTGGGGCCTGGGCGGTCAATGCCCAGTTCGAGGGTCGTACTCTTGTTGTCCAGGTGGCTGGCATCGAGAACCGGCTCTTGCGCGGCGGCAAAGCGAGCCGGAGTGAGCAATGCGAGGAAGAGCAGGATGAGCGGATGGACGTGGGAGTCATAGAGGAAACGGAGCAACGCCATGGTGGGCCTCACAGGTCAACAGATAGCCTTCAGCAAGGGCGGTTTGGGGCTGTCCTTGTGTCACGAACGCTATCCACAATCCCTCAGGGGCTGTGAAAGACCTCACTCAGGAGAGGAGAAGTGCATCACACCTTTCCCAGTCGCCACAGCAGCAGCTTGGACAGATCGGCAGGAATGAGGCTCAGCCTGGGTAATTGGGTGAAGGAGGCTGACGGTGGGAAGGCCAAGACGGCAGGCGCGCTCTCAGCAGACGAGCGGGAGGAGTTGGTCCAACTGCGCAAGGAGGTGCGCCATCTGGAAATGGAGCGTGACTTCCTAAAAACTACGCCGGCAAATAAGACCCGTCTTCTGCGGTGTTGTCGGAGTAGAGACACCGGCGGTAGTGCCAAGGCCCGCACCACGAGCCACCCGCCGGCAAGCAAGCAGATGGGATTGGAGAACCAGCGGAGGAGGTGTGCCGCATGCGGTAGTCTGGCACGAGCGGACTACCGGGCGCGCCGCAGCGTCGTGACGCTGGATGCCGTGGTGGCGCTCAAGGTGCAGGTGCGAGTGTGCCACCGGGAGGGCTGTGTGCTGTACCTCAAGGCGGTACGTGCAGAGGAGGAGGGACGGTGAGTACTGCCAGAACACGAGCTCGGACTGGACGTCATCGCCTTCATTGGCGCGCTGCGCTATCAGGAGCACCGCAGCGTGCCGGAAATCCACGCCGCCTTGCGTGAGCGGGGCGTGCCCATTTCAGAGCGAAGCGTCACCAATCTGCTCGACCGTTATGACGAGTTGCTGGCCTTGCGCTTGGCCGACAGTCAGCGGCTGCGCGAGGTGACAGGCAAGCAGGGTCGGGTGGTGCTGGCCATTGACGGGTTGCAACCGGACGTAGGGCACGAAGTGCTCTGGGTAGTGCGCGACTGCCTGTCGGGCGAGGTGCTGGCGGCCAGAAGTTTGTTGTCCTCGAGCGAGGACGAGTTCGCCGCGCTCTTTAGGGGGTTACTGGCGGCGCTCGATGTGCCCGTGGCGGGCGCTGTCTCCGACGGCCAGCGCTCCATCCGCAATGCGGTCGCCTCGACCTTGCCCGGCGTGCCGCACCAGTTGTGCCGCTTCCATTACCTGCGGGAGGCGGCGCGCCCGCTGTATGAAGCGGACCGGCATGCGAAAAAGGAGTTGAAGAAGCTGGTGCGAGGCGTACGCCCCCTGGAGCAGGCCGTGGAGGGACGTGACGATGTCGAGGCCCGGGTGGTGCGTGGCTACTGTGCCGCCGTCCGGAGTGCCCTCACCGATAACCGCCGACCTCCTCTCAAGCCCTTTGGTCTGCCGGCCGAGATACTCAAGAACGAGCAGGGAGCGGCAGGGGCACACGTGCGCACACGCATGAGCGACCTGCTCTCCTACGACGTGAAGGGACTGCCCCGGACGAACAACGACTTGGAGCACCTCTTTGGCAGTTGAGCCTGCCCCCGGTTATGTGACTCTCCCGCAGTTTGTGTGGCTCTTGGGCGCATGCGGACTGCTGGTCACGTGAGGCTCGTTTGCTCGTTGCCGCTGAACCACAAGATGTGCGGGAGAGCCACGTAATCGGGGCAAGCCCAGTTCTACAGAGCTGTGATGGTCTTCACCTTCTACGGATGAAGCGGTTTACAGCGTCCGTTCTGTTCCTGAGGCACCTTGCCGGCCACGGGTCTGCACACGAGGGCCCTTAAGGTCCTGGCGGGGTGGACACCTTGCTGAGTCTTCTGCTCTCCTATGGAGGGACTTCCCAGTCCTCACTCCGGTTTATGCCCATGTGGAAACTACTCCTGACCGCGATTTCGTCCAGCACGGGCTGGCAGTTCCGCTGTCCACCAAGTGCTCTGGCGTCACTGCTCGTTGTTCTCGTGCTCGGCGTGTCCGGTGGTGTTGAAGCCGCGCCAAAGCAGCGTTATCAGAACGACCTGTGCGGCGACTTCACCATCATCGGCAATACGCTCGCCCAGGACTGCCGCTACACCACTCCCGTGCCGCTGATCGGCAAGATGCCGCCGGTGGGGACGTACGTCCCCGGAGAGCGCGCGTGCTACCAGCGTGACGGCTCGCCGGACTTCTTCTGGACCCTGGATGATTGGACACACGAGGGTACCGGAGCCACCACTCAACCCCATCTCCCACTCGATGGGAGTTCGCCAACTCCCGCAGATCCTTTGTACGCCCGCAGCCAAGCGGTGCTCTCCCTCCCTCCAGATGCCAGCGTGGTATACGCGCGCCTGTATTGGGCGGCCACCCGTTTCAACGCCTCGGCGGGCGATATGGTCGCGTCGCCGGACCTCACCGTCCAGCTGTTCCGACCGGGCGTCGCTGGCTTTGAGCTGTCTCTCATCGCCGATGACTACGCCGTCCAGTACGTGGTGGGCGCG
This is a stretch of genomic DNA from Archangium violaceum. It encodes these proteins:
- the xseA gene encoding exodeoxyribonuclease VII large subunit, encoding MKKRRGTQEAPPSTPAGQGDLFGGSLAAPAPAPKRATAAAASKPPPEPPPAPAAPPAPSELKDVSEALPSLPGAPTRTAPTRTVLTVGELTQQLKATIESRFPRVLVRGEVSGFRGPNARGHLYFTLKDAEASLDVKMWASQAARLRFALRDGLAVVAEGSVDLYAPAGRYSLIAYKLEPEGEGALALAFEQLKERLAAEGLIGDNRVRPPRPLPFLPRRIGVVTSRTGAALQDFLRVLHSRHPRLSVLLCDARVQGEGSAEEVARGIERLSRTDVDVIVVTRGGGSKEDLWTFNEERVARAIFASPVPVVSAIGHEIDFSISDFVADWRAPTPSAAAERLAPVLSDLEYGLATQKVRLRRAAERQVLELRERLGSLRGQVVDPRRLLSTERLRLSDAEDAMTRVLRQVLREKREELKGHSEHLQRQRPQARLAEQKARLVQLSARLKDAVRADVADRRARAAQNRLELERVSPIARVAELRARLAHRQARLVALQKDTLASAQRHFQRLEGRLDAMSPLKVMSRGYAVAFRKQDGGVVRSIADVRPGEVLGIKFASNGAKTLQGCEEIEATVTAVKGPVDC
- the xseB gene encoding exodeoxyribonuclease VII small subunit, with translation MAKDSKGKAAEEVPEQYGDVVQRLEDVVARLEGGTLTLEDSLKSFEEGIKLVRRGEQLLNAAEKRIEELLNEEGQDVVVPLQAGVKPPALPSASTPAPASRGSSGASRSTPPPEDDVPF
- a CDS encoding response regulator, which encodes MPKPKVTIVDDDRDTRELLSLALESEGFEVTAAANGLRLIASLQLKRPDVILMDVNMSWIDGFELCKAVKKNEQFRDIPVIFISGRGELEDKRRGLEAGAADYFVKPLDLNALINRLRALIPSPAPEVP
- a CDS encoding polyprenyl synthetase family protein — translated: MSSFDLDSYLQTQQERVENLLRARSDEMGVHVPPRLLESMRYSLLAGGKRLRPVLCLAFAEAVLKKSTVSRVVEDAACSLEFIHTYSLVHDDLPSMDDDDLRRGRPTNHKVYGEAMAILAGDSLLTDAFALVAGGPEPVRGLLCRELAVGAGSAGMVGGQVLDIAEDRPAHIDYITRMHRLKTGALIRAACRMGVLAAGGDAEELDRADTYGDAVGLAFQIADDILDVTGDASSLGKPVGADAAAGRFTFPAVLGLEESKQLAAQKVAQAIAAVQTLEPGDGPLAALARYSVERRS
- a CDS encoding 1-deoxy-D-xylulose-5-phosphate synthase, which produces MTERLLPRIQSPGDVRALPESALPHLCEELREDIIALCGRVGGHLGASLGAVELIVALHRVFHSSQDALVFDVGHQAYAHKLLTGRRERIGTLRQAGGIAPFLDPRESPHDAVAAGHASTAVSAGLGILEGRRLRGLPGHVVAVVGDGALTGGLTFEGLNNTGGTHLPLVVVLNDNQMSISANVGAIPALLRTREARAFFEGLGFTYLGPVDGHDLGALIRTLREARASTRPVVVHALTQKGRGFPPAEADAQTRGHAMGPYEWRDGKLVRSRGGQRTFSEAFASALEEAMARDARVVAVTPAMLEGSALVGLKERYPERVFDVGIAEQHAVTFCAGLAASGLRPVCAIYSTFLQRAYDQVIHDVCLPGLPVLFAVDRAGLVGADGATHQGTYDVASLRPIPGLTLMAPVTGEDVTAMLATALGLPGPSLMRFPRGTLPSLPPELHPGTGPVQGARWLKRAERARVCFITLGPLGLAALEAAAGEPGWSVLDARFVTPLDETAVLEAAACGRVVVVEEGTTHGGLGSAVLEVLAARGVMARVKLQGMPDTFVPHGDARVQRAELGLDAAGLRRAAQGLLGEGTP
- a CDS encoding TlyA family RNA methyltransferase, which encodes MKPRKERLDVLVVERGLAESRTKAQALILAGQVVVADQRVDKPGALVPVEAELRLKGEVLPYVSRGGLKLKAAIERFGLDVRGKVAADIGASTGGFTDCLLQEGATHVHAIDVGYGQLHEKLRTDPRVRSRERVNARYLTAEDLPESVDVVVIDVSFISLTQVLPAVLPFLKPGGLLVALVKPQFEVGPDKVGKGGVVKDQAARQEAIDTVTAFVRERGLTVRGVMDSTVPGPAGNVEALLVADKS
- a CDS encoding PAN domain-containing protein, whose product is MALLRFLYDSHVHPLILLFLALLTPARFAAAQEPVLDASHLDNKSTTLELGIDRPGPTYASIVLPEARPELCREACFNNSPKCKSFTYIRPLNSGSHAVCYLKEGVPEPVLDSNAVSGTTQAPRNAGLISGLVETNLDRPGHDYDSFELEDARPELCREACLKSADNKCKAFTYVKPGNHKGWCYLKDAVPSPVINPWTDSGVINAEM